The following are encoded together in the Lathyrus oleraceus cultivar Zhongwan6 chromosome 3, CAAS_Psat_ZW6_1.0, whole genome shotgun sequence genome:
- the LOC127131754 gene encoding uncharacterized protein LOC127131754: MKETVIEPKPVVKLPFPTRNKKKGQHEKNFEKFLELFKKMDINIPLLEALEQMANYAKFMKDIISKRRIADTNPIILTETCSAILKGMKIPIKKKDRGDVTIPCTIGDRSFNKALIDIGASVSLMQLSIYKKIGIGVVQDTRMTVQFADHSVKKPYGIVEDVLEMPEDEEISLILGRPFLETGRCLINIEEGTMTLKVYDEELKIDVRNTMRYKDDICTSHTIEVLDQVMTYDSPLNAPQSPLKRVLSLSIFNSDK, from the coding sequence ATGAAAGAAACAGTTATTGAGCCTAAACCAGTTGTTAAGCTTCCTTTCCCCACTAGGAACAAGAAAAAGGGacaacatgagaaaaactttgaaaaattcttaGAGTTGTTCAAGAAGATGGATATCAACATTCCTTTGTTGGAGGCACTTGAACAAATGGCTAattatgccaagttcatgaaagacatcattTCGAAGAGGCGAATCGCCGACACCAACCCGATTATTCTaaccgaaacttgtagtgctattttgaAGGGTATGAAGATTCCGATAAAGAAGAAAGATCGAGGAGATGTCACCATCCCTTGTACTATTGGAGATAGGTCATTCAACAAAGCTCTTATTGATataggagctagtgtgagtcttATGCAATTATCCATTTACAAGAAGATTGGTATAGGGGTTGTGCAAGACACCAGGATGACAGTCCAATTCGCCGATCATTCGGTCAAGAAACCGTATGGTATTGTTGAAGATGTTCTtgaaatgccggaagatgaagagatctCTCTCATTCTTGGGAGACCCTTTTTAGAAACGGGACGGTGCTTGATAAACATAGAAGAAGGAACTATGACATTGAAGGTATATGATGAGGAATTGAAAATCGATGTTCGAAACACCATGAGGTACAAGGATGATATTTGTACCAGTCACACTATAGAGGTTCTGGATCAGGTGATGACATATGATAGTCCTTTGAATGCACCACAGTCACCTTTGAAAAGAGTGTTGAGTTTGTCCATTTTCAATAGTGATAAATAA